One window of the Cryptomeria japonica chromosome 7, Sugi_1.0, whole genome shotgun sequence genome contains the following:
- the LOC131062386 gene encoding large ribosomal subunit protein eL24, with protein MVLKTEICRFSGSRIYPGKGIRFVRSDSQVFLFMNSKCKRYFHNRLKPSKLTWTAMYRKQHKKDTHAELVKKTRRKNTKPYSRSIVGASLEVIQKKRSEKTEVRAAAREAALREIKERIKKTKDEKKAKKAENVSKSQKTQTKQPKAAMPKGPKLGGGGGKR; from the exons AACAGAAATTTGCCGTTTCAGCGGCTCGAGGATTTACCCTGGGAAAGGCATCAGATTTGTGCGCTCAGATTCACAG GTTTTTCTATTCATGAATTCTAAGTGCAAACGATATTTCCACAACCGTTTGAAGCCATCCAAGTTAACCTGGACGGCAATGTATAGAAAGCAGCATAAGAAG GATACTCATGCTGAACTTGTCAAGAAGACAAGACGCAAGAATACCAAGCCCTATTCAAGGTCTATTGTGGGTGCTTCTTTGGAAGTTATCCAGAAGAAGAGGTCTGAGAAGACAGAAGTAAGGGCTGCCGCTCGTGAAGCTGCTTTGAG AGAAATTAAAGAAAGAATAAAGAAGACCAAAGATGAGAAGAAAGCTAAAAAGGCCGAGAATGTTTCAAAGTCTCAGAAGACACAAACCAAGCAGCCCAAGGCTGCAATGCCGAAAGGTCCTAAACTTGGTGGTGGAGGTGGAAAGCGGTGA